In Providencia sneebia DSM 19967, one DNA window encodes the following:
- the ptrA gene encoding pitrilysin: MRHLSKSIAQFFLLFTLMILGSAAIAQPLWQVLPETINKSDNDPRLYQAIKLNNGMTVLLVSDPKATKSLAAVSIPVGSLENPDSQLGLAHYLEHMVLMGSKKYPEPSSLSEFLQKHGGSHNASTAAHRTAYYLEVENGALEAATDRLADALAEPLLDPTNADRERNAVNAELTMARSRDGMRMWQVRSETLNPQHPNSRFSGGNLETLKDKPNSKLQNELIGFYKQYYSANIMNGVLYGNESIEALAKIASETFGRIPNLDIKAPETNIPAITDNEKGIIIHYVPAQPQKAIQLEFSIKNNMADFRSKSDEYIGYLIGNRSPGTLADWLISQGLAEGISASAMPNADRNDGTFSIYITLTDKGLKERNEIIAAVFKYIDQIKQDGVTTGYFNEIKNVLNLSFRYGSIVRDMNYIEWLSDQMINVPVNHVLDSGYIADKYDPAAIKARLSELTAKNARVWFISEKEPHNKKAYFVDAPYQVDKITDKQYTMWDQLESKMEFKLPELNPYIANNLSLIKADKAYKHPEMVYQDGNTRVLYMPSQYFADEPKASISLALKTKEGEQDAKSQVTGSLLQYIASLKMDELQYQASVAGMSVSVSQGLGLNFYASGYTQHLPELFLSMTKLYLSFEPTERELEQAKSWYREQIKVADNAKAYELAMQPFNRVKSVPYFEQKEQLASLDSISLKDLTDYRAKMVESSALQALIIGNLTKAQGIKTIQDARELLKSKGTNWWRGDVVTVDKPYLADFHKQGNSTDNALAEIFVPEGYGRLEGAVLSGLLSNIIQPWFYDQLRTQEQLGYAVFSFKAGLGEQWGIGFLLQSNAKTPSYLNTRYQEFYSTAFKKLKELPEKDFEQYRQAIITEMQQPPQTFYDEVGRFFSDFSRNIFTFDTREKVLAMYSTVTKQQVVDYYDKAVMKRQGLAFASQITGQGVDQKTGYAVLKDWIIYPNASELQKVLPVKEESE, encoded by the coding sequence ATGCGACATTTATCCAAAAGTATCGCTCAGTTTTTCTTATTGTTCACTTTAATGATTTTGGGAAGTGCCGCCATTGCGCAGCCTCTTTGGCAAGTTTTACCAGAAACTATCAATAAAAGTGATAATGATCCAAGGCTTTATCAAGCGATAAAGTTAAATAATGGTATGACAGTTTTATTGGTTTCAGATCCGAAAGCAACGAAGTCATTAGCTGCGGTTTCTATCCCAGTAGGCAGCCTTGAAAACCCAGACAGTCAGTTAGGGTTAGCACACTACTTAGAACATATGGTATTAATGGGGTCGAAAAAATACCCTGAACCAAGTAGTTTGTCTGAGTTTTTGCAAAAACATGGTGGTAGCCATAATGCGAGCACAGCAGCACATCGCACAGCCTATTATCTTGAAGTTGAAAATGGTGCTTTAGAAGCTGCAACAGATAGACTTGCTGATGCATTAGCGGAGCCTTTGCTTGATCCTACTAATGCAGATAGAGAGCGTAATGCCGTAAATGCAGAGTTGACAATGGCTCGTTCTCGGGATGGCATGCGTATGTGGCAAGTACGTTCAGAAACTTTAAACCCACAGCATCCAAACTCCCGTTTTTCTGGTGGTAATTTAGAAACATTAAAAGATAAGCCTAATAGTAAATTACAAAATGAGCTTATCGGCTTCTATAAACAATATTATTCAGCAAATATCATGAATGGTGTTCTTTATGGTAATGAATCTATAGAAGCGTTGGCAAAAATTGCATCAGAAACGTTTGGTCGTATCCCTAATTTAGATATAAAAGCGCCAGAAACAAATATTCCCGCAATCACTGATAATGAAAAAGGTATCATTATCCATTATGTGCCTGCTCAGCCACAAAAAGCGATTCAGTTAGAGTTTAGTATTAAAAACAATATGGCTGATTTTCGCAGTAAAAGTGATGAATATATTGGTTATTTAATTGGAAATCGTAGCCCAGGAACACTTGCTGATTGGTTGATTTCTCAAGGGTTAGCGGAGGGAATTAGTGCATCTGCAATGCCAAATGCTGACCGTAATGATGGTACTTTTTCTATCTATATTACGTTGACAGATAAAGGCTTAAAAGAGCGCAATGAAATTATTGCTGCTGTTTTTAAATATATTGATCAAATAAAGCAAGATGGTGTCACTACAGGTTATTTTAATGAGATCAAAAACGTATTAAATCTCTCTTTCCGCTACGGCTCAATCGTAAGAGATATGAATTACATTGAGTGGCTTTCTGACCAAATGATTAATGTCCCAGTAAATCATGTATTAGATTCAGGTTATATTGCTGATAAATATGATCCAGCGGCTATTAAGGCTCGGTTATCTGAGCTGACAGCGAAAAATGCAAGGGTTTGGTTCATCAGTGAAAAAGAGCCACATAACAAGAAAGCATATTTTGTAGATGCGCCTTATCAAGTCGATAAAATCACGGACAAGCAATATACAATGTGGGATCAACTTGAATCTAAAATGGAATTCAAGCTGCCTGAGTTAAACCCGTATATTGCAAATAACTTATCATTGATTAAAGCGGATAAAGCTTATAAACACCCAGAAATGGTTTACCAAGATGGAAATACTCGTGTGTTATATATGCCGAGTCAATATTTCGCTGATGAACCAAAAGCAAGCATTAGCTTGGCTCTGAAAACAAAAGAAGGTGAGCAGGATGCTAAATCTCAGGTAACCGGTTCATTATTGCAATATATTGCTTCATTAAAAATGGATGAATTGCAATATCAAGCCTCTGTAGCTGGAATGTCTGTATCCGTTTCACAGGGTCTTGGTCTGAATTTTTATGCTAGCGGATATACTCAGCACTTACCTGAACTATTCTTGTCAATGACCAAGTTGTACTTAAGTTTTGAGCCAACTGAAAGAGAGCTTGAGCAAGCTAAATCTTGGTATAGAGAACAAATTAAAGTTGCAGATAACGCGAAAGCATATGAATTAGCTATGCAGCCATTTAATCGTGTTAAGAGCGTTCCTTACTTTGAACAAAAAGAGCAATTGGCATCACTAGATAGCATTTCTTTAAAAGACCTTACTGATTATCGTGCAAAAATGGTTGAAAGTTCAGCATTACAAGCATTGATTATCGGTAACCTTACCAAGGCTCAGGGCATTAAGACAATTCAAGATGCTCGAGAATTACTGAAAAGCAAAGGTACCAATTGGTGGCGTGGAGATGTTGTTACTGTTGATAAACCTTATTTAGCTGATTTTCATAAGCAAGGAAATAGTACAGATAATGCGCTTGCCGAAATCTTTGTTCCGGAAGGATATGGTCGTTTAGAAGGCGCAGTGTTGTCAGGTTTATTATCTAACATCATCCAACCTTGGTTCTATGATCAACTTAGAACTCAAGAACAGCTTGGCTATGCTGTTTTCTCATTTAAAGCTGGTTTAGGTGAACAATGGGGAATTGGTTTCTTACTACAAAGTAATGCTAAAACGCCTAGCTACCTAAATACGCGTTATCAAGAGTTTTATAGCACAGCATTTAAGAAGCTAAAGGAATTGCCAGAAAAGGATTTTGAGCAATATAGGCAAGCGATTATTACTGAAATGCAACAACCACCGCAAACATTCTATGATGAGGTGGGTCGTTTCTTCTCAGATTTTAGCCGTAATATTTTTACCTTTGATACACGAGAAAAAGTGTTAGCCATGTATTCAACAGTAACGAAACAGCAAGTGGTTGACTATTATGATAAAGCCGTTATGAAACGTCAGGGACTCGCATTTGCATCTCAAATAACAGGTCAAGGTGTGGACCAAAAAACGGGCTATGCAGTATTAAAGGACTGGATTATTTATCCAAATGCTTCTGAATTACAAAAAGTTTTACCCGTAAAGGAAGAGAGTGAGTGA
- the recD gene encoding exodeoxyribonuclease V subunit alpha has protein sequence MKTLFKKAIEKRLLTPLDVQFAYHIIRDENPILLLVAAFLSAETMAGHVCLSITDITPEQLFSGRHPELAIEFWRAIGDTDAEAIFETIKNAPSVTLAGENKLSPFVLSGSFLYFQRLWQYEQNVSQYFSHAGSLNQHAQDIKLTLDSLFSHADDIDWQKVAAAVAVTSKVSVISGGPGTGKTTTVARILAALIKLAVANNQTINIELAAPTGKAAARLTESLGAALAGLSLNAEESRMLPNQAKTLHRLLGAQPESQHFRYNRDNNLILDVLIVDEASMVDLPMMSKLIEALPPDARLIFLGDKDQLASVEAGAVLGDICQFANMGYSLQRANELTQLTGYSLDNFTSEKGPLIRNNLCLLRKSYRFSSSSGIGQLASAVNEGNAKQVEKLLNNELNDVNSYSQDTEDDYAQMLIAAAGHYQDYLLAVKANSSAEQVLHKFNQYRLLSALRDGPYGVIGLNEKLEKLLQRQGLIHRSFNQSNKHYAGRPIMISRNDSPLGLFNGDIGIILPDTDGALRAYFQFPDGTIKGIQPNRLPLHETAYAMTVHKSQGSEFTHTALVLPKVYSPVITRELVYTAITRAKKELSLYCSPKILRRAIETPTRRRSGLAMQLMATNAVNGKI, from the coding sequence ATAAAAACACTGTTTAAAAAAGCGATAGAAAAACGTCTGCTTACTCCACTTGATGTGCAATTTGCTTATCATATTATCAGGGATGAAAATCCAATATTACTTTTAGTTGCTGCATTTTTGAGTGCAGAAACCATGGCAGGGCATGTCTGTTTATCCATAACAGACATTACTCCCGAACAACTTTTTTCAGGGCGTCATCCTGAATTAGCCATAGAATTTTGGCGTGCTATTGGTGATACTGATGCGGAAGCTATTTTTGAAACAATCAAAAATGCACCATCAGTTACGTTAGCTGGAGAAAATAAATTATCTCCATTTGTTTTATCGGGATCATTTTTATATTTCCAACGTTTATGGCAGTACGAACAAAATGTTTCTCAGTATTTTTCACATGCTGGCTCACTAAACCAGCATGCTCAAGATATTAAACTTACCTTAGATTCATTATTTTCACATGCAGATGATATAGATTGGCAAAAAGTTGCTGCTGCGGTTGCCGTTACAAGTAAAGTTTCTGTCATTTCAGGTGGACCAGGTACAGGGAAAACAACCACGGTAGCGCGAATTCTTGCCGCTTTAATCAAATTAGCTGTTGCGAATAACCAAACGATAAATATTGAATTAGCCGCTCCAACGGGTAAGGCAGCAGCACGCCTGACTGAATCTTTAGGCGCTGCTTTGGCTGGCTTATCACTCAATGCTGAAGAAAGCCGAATGTTACCAAACCAAGCGAAAACGCTTCACCGATTACTTGGTGCCCAGCCAGAAAGTCAGCATTTTCGTTATAATCGTGATAATAATCTGATATTAGATGTTTTAATTGTTGATGAAGCTTCAATGGTCGATTTGCCAATGATGAGCAAGTTGATTGAAGCTTTACCTCCTGATGCAAGATTGATTTTTTTAGGTGATAAAGACCAATTAGCATCCGTTGAAGCTGGGGCTGTTCTCGGGGATATTTGCCAATTTGCCAATATGGGATATAGCTTACAGCGCGCCAACGAATTGACTCAGTTGACTGGCTATTCTCTTGATAATTTCACTTCTGAAAAAGGTCCATTGATCCGAAATAATTTATGTTTACTACGCAAAAGCTATCGTTTTTCATCTTCTTCAGGTATTGGTCAGCTTGCCTCTGCCGTTAATGAGGGTAATGCAAAACAAGTAGAAAAATTATTGAATAATGAGCTGAATGATGTAAATAGCTATTCTCAAGATACCGAAGATGATTATGCACAAATGCTGATAGCCGCAGCGGGTCATTATCAAGATTATTTATTAGCCGTAAAAGCAAATAGTTCAGCTGAGCAAGTACTACATAAGTTTAATCAATATCGTTTGTTATCAGCATTAAGAGATGGGCCTTACGGCGTGATAGGATTAAATGAAAAATTAGAAAAGCTCCTTCAACGGCAAGGATTGATTCATCGCTCTTTTAATCAATCTAATAAGCATTATGCGGGTAGGCCGATTATGATCAGCCGTAATGATAGCCCTCTTGGATTATTTAATGGTGATATTGGCATTATTTTGCCCGATACCGATGGTGCATTGAGAGCCTATTTCCAATTCCCTGATGGCACTATTAAAGGGATCCAGCCTAATCGTTTACCTTTACATGAAACTGCTTATGCGATGACAGTTCATAAATCACAAGGCTCGGAATTTACGCATACGGCATTAGTATTACCAAAAGTATATTCACCAGTAATTACCCGAGAGTTGGTTTACACGGCGATAACCAGAGCAAAAAAAGAGCTTTCGTTATACTGTAGTCCTAAAATATTACGTCGAGCAATTGAAACGCCAACCCGGCGCCGTAGTGGACTTGCTATGCAGTTAATGGCAACGAACGCAGTTAATGGCAAGATATAG